Proteins encoded in a region of the Pseudomonas syringae KCTC 12500 genome:
- a CDS encoding tyrosine-type recombinase/integrase, with amino-acid sequence MKHFILVEAPLTTEENYLLLHLDPDLPDECREFKPFSHYSLWLARRGYAPNTAKLYAEHVGRFIDYVYEAAHTQFPVDVELTTETIIYSYQAYLLFGKGASNPIASTLAESLGKEKLTSHNSLAQTIESSIYWFLKVLEAKNSIAPDVLFSPFYLNRAEYRSQSEVSAHKAKSWLAAVISDSLKSVLPKEKKGRLFPQAKRRDRKNDKQGFKTIAYPIERSVDLVRQPKPRRSKTFYRDMTFYALLAATGARSSEALQIRMPDIDADTFAVFLRDPFARKTPGITESEYKLLSWKGRDTELTYMIEPFAKIFWESLEKYLALEYNSSVDHDFVFQNSDARPFFASDRSSRDKTFKKYAQKAGLMDVSGISPHSLRHMYGTYTLNYMPVPGQSTPGFPITYVKILMGHSSVTSTMKYAKHDTDIIEAYLQHANQYVTQRGEDSLRTIREEFHARQLELLRDEAQRIKGTKND; translated from the coding sequence ATGAAACACTTCATTTTGGTCGAAGCCCCCCTGACGACCGAGGAAAACTATCTTCTGCTCCATCTCGACCCAGACCTTCCGGATGAGTGCAGGGAATTCAAACCGTTTTCTCATTACAGCCTATGGCTAGCACGGAGGGGTTACGCTCCGAACACTGCGAAACTATACGCAGAGCACGTTGGCCGGTTTATTGACTATGTGTACGAAGCAGCACACACCCAATTCCCGGTTGATGTCGAGCTCACGACTGAGACCATCATTTACAGCTACCAGGCTTACCTGCTATTCGGCAAAGGAGCATCAAACCCCATTGCAAGCACGCTGGCTGAGAGCCTTGGGAAAGAGAAACTTACCAGCCATAACTCCCTCGCACAGACTATCGAATCATCGATCTACTGGTTCCTCAAAGTTTTAGAGGCCAAGAACAGCATTGCTCCCGACGTATTATTCAGCCCGTTCTATCTCAATCGTGCCGAATACCGAAGCCAATCGGAAGTTTCTGCCCACAAGGCTAAATCTTGGCTGGCTGCAGTCATCAGTGACTCACTCAAATCCGTCCTGCCAAAGGAAAAAAAAGGCAGACTGTTTCCGCAGGCGAAGCGCAGGGACAGGAAGAACGACAAGCAGGGATTCAAGACTATTGCCTACCCCATCGAGCGATCCGTTGATTTGGTTAGGCAGCCGAAGCCAAGGAGGTCAAAAACTTTTTATCGGGACATGACTTTCTACGCCCTGCTCGCTGCGACCGGTGCTCGTAGCAGCGAGGCGCTCCAAATCAGAATGCCCGACATCGATGCTGATACGTTTGCAGTCTTCCTTCGAGACCCATTTGCCAGGAAGACTCCCGGCATTACTGAAAGCGAATATAAGCTTCTCTCATGGAAAGGCCGTGACACGGAGCTGACTTACATGATCGAACCATTCGCCAAGATCTTTTGGGAAAGTTTGGAAAAGTATTTGGCTCTGGAATACAACTCTAGCGTAGACCATGATTTTGTGTTTCAGAATTCTGACGCCAGGCCTTTTTTCGCTAGCGATAGAAGCAGCCGCGACAAAACCTTCAAGAAATACGCCCAGAAAGCAGGTTTGATGGACGTGTCTGGTATCAGCCCCCATTCACTTAGGCATATGTACGGAACCTACACCCTTAACTACATGCCAGTACCGGGCCAGAGCACTCCAGGCTTCCCAATTACATATGTGAAAATTCTCATGGGGCACTCCAGCGTCACCTCTACAATGAAGTATGCCAAACATGACACCGATATTATCGAGGCCTACTTGCAGCACGCAAATCAGTATGTAACTCAGCGGGGGGAGGACTCCCTTAGAACAATCCGCGAAGAGTTCCATGCTCGTCAGCTTGAGCTATTGAGAGACGAAGCCCAACGTATCAAAGGAACCAAAAATGATTAA
- a CDS encoding bifunctional diguanylate cyclase/phosphodiesterase, which yields MRGVINNSDREASCLSEGKFASIFAQCPDAMLIVSLADGHIMDANEAFVERTGLPLDEVIGKTPTELNLWAVPGIGPKVLLQLQTDDIHNLEIPFRRKNGETFSGLMSAQPFEHSPIPAVLVIVRDITQLKLARQQLQLSEEKFAKAFHASPDGMAITRQQDGMLLEVNEGFCRQTGYSEKYCLDHSTFDLGIWVDLSERSRLIERMKKHGFVKDMRVRIRHNNGDIRLCELSSQPLIIAGEDCLLTITRDITESRQMQEKLHLAATVFESTAEGVLITNTDQSISAVNRAFTEITGYSESEAIGQTPRLLASGQHDSAFYAAMWHQLAAEGHWQGEISNRRKNGELYPSWLTISAVRNKDDLLTHFVAVFADISSLKHAQARLDYQAHHDPLTGLPNRILFESRLQAALLHSEESGSLGAVLFLDLDRFKHINDSLGHPVGDLLLKGIAHRLKETLRDIDTVARLGGDEFIVLLPGLLQASDAQAIANKLLACFNTPFEAGEHELYISPSIGSCVFPTDGTDVATLVKNADAAMYRSKAKGRNRVESYTCDLSEQASERIALEQELRRALERNQLTLAYQPKINLTTHTLAGAEALIRWNHPTFGEVPPEHFIPLAEENGMILQIGDWVLEQACRQMGVWRKTCQPFGPLSVNLAGAQLRQTNLLERIEQLLTDNGLEPGCLQLEITENFIMSQTQEALAVLHQLKTLGVQLAIDDFGTGYSSLSYLKRLPLDILKIDQSFVRGLPEDTHDAAIVRAIIALGRSLQLTVIAEGVENSEQQQFLTSEGCEQIQGYIVSLPLDAEEFRARFLLMNLSDFSDSTAAKPPL from the coding sequence ATGCGTGGAGTAATCAACAACAGTGACCGGGAAGCGTCGTGCCTGTCCGAGGGAAAATTCGCCTCGATCTTCGCTCAATGTCCGGATGCCATGCTTATCGTCAGCCTTGCTGACGGGCACATCATGGACGCCAACGAGGCGTTCGTAGAGCGAACCGGCCTCCCCCTTGATGAAGTGATTGGCAAGACACCGACAGAACTGAATCTGTGGGCAGTGCCAGGCATCGGCCCAAAAGTCTTGCTGCAATTGCAGACCGACGATATCCATAATCTGGAGATACCCTTTCGGCGCAAAAACGGCGAAACCTTTTCAGGGCTCATGTCCGCCCAACCGTTCGAGCATAGCCCGATACCTGCCGTGCTGGTGATAGTGCGTGACATCACCCAGCTCAAACTGGCCCGCCAACAACTGCAGCTTTCCGAAGAGAAGTTCGCCAAAGCCTTTCATGCCTCGCCTGACGGGATGGCGATTACCCGGCAACAGGACGGCATGCTGCTGGAGGTCAACGAAGGGTTTTGCCGTCAGACCGGGTACAGCGAAAAGTACTGCCTTGACCACTCGACATTTGACCTGGGCATCTGGGTTGACCTGAGCGAGCGCTCAAGGCTCATCGAACGCATGAAAAAGCATGGCTTCGTCAAGGACATGCGGGTCCGGATTCGTCACAACAATGGTGATATTCGACTGTGCGAACTGTCCTCTCAACCCCTCATCATTGCCGGTGAAGACTGTCTGTTGACGATTACACGGGATATCACCGAAAGCAGGCAAATGCAGGAGAAACTGCATCTGGCGGCGACTGTTTTCGAGAGCACTGCCGAAGGTGTGCTCATCACCAATACCGACCAGAGCATCAGCGCCGTCAACCGCGCGTTCACGGAAATCACTGGCTACAGCGAAAGTGAAGCCATCGGGCAGACCCCTCGCCTGCTTGCCTCTGGCCAACATGACAGCGCGTTCTATGCCGCAATGTGGCATCAACTGGCGGCCGAGGGCCACTGGCAGGGCGAAATCAGCAACCGCCGCAAGAACGGCGAGCTTTACCCGAGCTGGCTGACCATCAGTGCCGTGCGCAACAAAGACGACCTCCTGACCCACTTCGTCGCCGTCTTCGCCGACATCTCCAGCCTCAAACACGCGCAGGCGCGCCTCGACTATCAGGCCCACCATGACCCGCTCACCGGCCTGCCCAACCGAATACTGTTCGAGAGCAGGCTTCAGGCCGCCCTGCTGCACAGCGAAGAATCCGGCAGTCTCGGCGCAGTTCTGTTTCTCGATCTGGATCGCTTCAAGCACATCAATGACAGCCTGGGCCACCCGGTCGGCGACCTGCTGCTCAAAGGCATCGCACACCGCCTCAAGGAGACCCTGCGCGACATCGACACCGTCGCACGCCTGGGCGGCGACGAGTTCATCGTTCTGCTGCCCGGCCTGCTGCAAGCCAGCGATGCGCAGGCCATCGCCAATAAATTACTGGCCTGCTTCAACACGCCCTTCGAGGCTGGCGAACATGAGCTCTACATCAGTCCCAGCATCGGCAGCTGCGTGTTCCCCACCGACGGCACCGACGTGGCCACGCTGGTCAAAAATGCCGACGCGGCGATGTACCGCTCCAAGGCAAAAGGCCGCAACCGCGTCGAAAGCTATACCTGCGACCTCAGTGAGCAGGCCAGTGAGCGCATCGCCCTCGAGCAGGAACTGAGACGAGCCCTGGAGCGCAATCAACTGACACTGGCCTACCAGCCCAAAATCAACCTGACGACCCACACACTGGCAGGCGCAGAAGCCCTGATCCGCTGGAACCACCCGACCTTTGGCGAAGTGCCGCCCGAGCACTTCATTCCCCTGGCTGAAGAAAACGGCATGATCCTGCAGATCGGCGACTGGGTGCTGGAGCAGGCCTGCCGCCAGATGGGCGTATGGCGCAAGACCTGTCAGCCGTTCGGCCCGCTCTCGGTGAACCTGGCAGGCGCGCAACTGCGCCAGACCAACCTGCTGGAACGCATCGAACAGCTGCTCACGGACAACGGCCTGGAACCCGGCTGCCTGCAACTGGAGATCACCGAAAACTTCATCATGAGCCAGACCCAGGAAGCGCTGGCCGTGCTGCACCAATTGAAGACACTCGGCGTGCAACTGGCGATCGACGACTTCGGCACCGGCTACTCCTCACTGAGCTACCTCAAACGCCTGCCACTGGACATCCTCAAGATCGACCAGTCCTTCGTCCGCGGCCTGCCGGAAGACACCCACGACGCCGCCATCGTCCGCGCCATCATCGCCCTTGGGCGCAGCCTGCAACTGACCGTAATCGCCGAGGGCGTGGAGAACAGCGAACAGCAGCAATTTCTGACCAGCGAAGGCTGCGAACAGATCCAGGGCTACATCGTCAGCCTGCCCCTCGACGCCGAAGAATTCCGCGCAAGATTTCTTCTTATGAATCTTTCGGACTTTTCGGATAGCACAGCCGCGAAACCGCCGTTATAA
- the dnaG gene encoding DNA primase: MAGLIPQSFIDDLLNRTDIVDVVSSRVQLKKAGKNYTACCPFHKEKTPSFSVSPDKQFYYCFGCGAGGNALGFIMDHDNLDFPQAVEDLAKAAGMEVPREQSVKGQKPRQPTDSPLYPLLTAAAEFYRQALKSHPSRKAAVDYLKGRGLSGEIARDFGLGFAPPGWDNLYKHLSSDSLQQKVMIDAGLLIENAETGKRYDRFRDRVMFPIRDSRGRVIAFGGRVLGDDKPKYLNSPETPVFHKGQELYGLFEARKFNRNLDEIIVVEGYMDVIALAQQGLRNAVATLGTATSEEHLKRLFRVVPNVLFCFDGDQAGRNAAWRALEATLSNLQDGRRARFLFLPEGEDPDTLVRSEGTDAFKARINQHAQPLADYFFEQLTKESDPRSLEGKAHMATLAAPLIDKVPGANLRILMRQRLTEITGLTGEAVSQLVQSTPAEAPPSYDPYVDYDAMPDFADYQPQGGYEPQQEWTQKKTGGPNQKKWDNKSWGKKGKRQDFEPRTPRVPTAVEPPMQAALRTLLHHPELAEKVENASHFAAEDQSNAQLLVALIEARQKNPNLRSLQLIARWHGTEQGRLLRALAEKEWLIEADNLEQQFFDTITSLSARQRERSLEHLISKARQTELSAEEKIQLRELLNRNVPAQTPTSTGA; encoded by the coding sequence ATGGCCGGGCTGATTCCCCAGAGCTTTATCGACGACCTTCTGAACCGCACCGATATTGTCGATGTTGTCAGTTCGCGCGTGCAGCTCAAGAAAGCCGGGAAGAATTACACCGCGTGCTGCCCGTTCCACAAAGAGAAAACACCCTCTTTCAGCGTCAGCCCGGACAAGCAGTTCTATTACTGCTTCGGTTGCGGCGCAGGTGGCAACGCGCTCGGCTTCATCATGGACCACGACAACCTGGACTTCCCCCAGGCCGTCGAAGACCTGGCCAAGGCCGCCGGCATGGAAGTGCCTCGCGAACAGAGCGTAAAAGGCCAGAAGCCCCGACAGCCGACCGATTCCCCGCTCTACCCGCTGCTGACCGCCGCCGCCGAGTTCTACCGCCAGGCCCTGAAAAGCCACCCGTCACGCAAGGCTGCGGTGGATTACCTCAAGGGCCGCGGGCTGTCCGGCGAAATCGCCAGAGACTTTGGCCTGGGCTTCGCCCCTCCCGGCTGGGACAACCTGTACAAGCACCTGAGCAGCGACTCATTGCAGCAAAAGGTGATGATCGATGCCGGCCTGCTGATCGAGAACGCCGAAACCGGCAAACGCTACGACCGCTTCCGCGACCGGGTGATGTTTCCGATCCGTGACTCACGCGGGCGCGTCATCGCCTTTGGCGGCCGCGTACTGGGCGATGATAAACCCAAGTACCTGAACTCCCCGGAAACACCGGTCTTCCACAAGGGTCAGGAGCTGTACGGGCTGTTCGAGGCGCGCAAATTCAATCGCAACCTCGATGAAATCATCGTCGTTGAAGGCTACATGGACGTCATCGCCCTGGCCCAGCAAGGGTTGCGCAATGCCGTGGCCACGCTGGGTACTGCAACCAGCGAAGAGCATTTGAAGCGTCTGTTTAGGGTCGTGCCTAACGTACTGTTCTGCTTCGACGGCGATCAGGCCGGACGCAACGCTGCATGGCGTGCGCTGGAAGCGACCCTGTCGAACCTGCAGGACGGACGCCGGGCGCGCTTTCTGTTTCTTCCCGAAGGCGAAGACCCGGACACGCTGGTGCGCTCCGAAGGCACCGACGCGTTCAAGGCACGCATCAATCAGCACGCGCAGCCGCTGGCCGATTATTTTTTCGAGCAACTGACCAAAGAGTCCGATCCGCGCTCGCTGGAGGGCAAGGCGCACATGGCCACCCTCGCGGCGCCATTGATCGACAAGGTACCCGGCGCGAACCTGCGTATTCTGATGCGTCAGCGCCTGACCGAAATTACCGGACTGACCGGCGAAGCCGTCAGCCAGCTGGTGCAGAGCACGCCGGCAGAGGCACCACCGAGTTACGACCCGTATGTCGACTACGACGCCATGCCTGATTTTGCCGATTACCAGCCACAAGGCGGTTATGAGCCTCAGCAGGAATGGACGCAGAAGAAAACCGGCGGTCCGAATCAAAAAAAATGGGACAACAAATCCTGGGGCAAAAAAGGCAAGCGCCAGGACTTCGAACCTCGAACGCCGCGTGTACCCACCGCCGTCGAGCCGCCTATGCAGGCCGCACTGAGAACCCTGCTGCATCACCCCGAATTGGCGGAAAAGGTCGAAAATGCCAGCCATTTCGCTGCAGAAGACCAATCCAACGCACAACTGCTGGTCGCTCTTATCGAAGCCCGGCAAAAGAATCCGAACCTTCGGTCGTTACAGTTGATAGCGCGATGGCACGGTACTGAACAGGGCCGCTTGCTGCGTGCCCTGGCAGAAAAGGAATGGCTGATTGAGGCCGATAACCTTGAACAACAGTTTTTCGACACTATAACTAGCTTATCCGCTCGCCAACGCGAGCGCAGTCTGGAACATCTGATCAGCAAGGCTCGGCAGACCGAGTTGAGCGCAGAAGAGAAAATTCAGCTTAGGGAACTGCTAAATCGCAATGTTCCCGCACAAACCCCGACCTCAACTGGCGCGTGA
- the rpoD gene encoding RNA polymerase sigma factor RpoD — protein sequence MSGKAQQQSRIKELITLGREQKYLTYAEVNDHLPEDISDPEQVEDIIRMINDMGIPVHESAPDADALMLADADTDEAAAEEAAAALAAVETDIGRTTDPVRMYMREMGTVELLTREGEIEIAKRIEEGIREVMGAIAHFPGTVDHILSEYTRVTSEGGRLSDVLSGYIDPDDGIAPPAEVPPPVDPKAAKAEGADDDEEESADASDEEDEVESGPDPVIAQQRFGAVSDQMEITRKALKKFGRDDKHAIAEMVALAELFMPIKLVPKQFEGLVERVRGALERLRAQERAIMQLCVRDARMPRADFLRQFPGNEVDESWTDALAKGKSKYAEAIGRLQPDIQRCQQKLSALEEETGLKIAEIKDINRRMSIGEAKARRAKKEMVEANLRLVISIAKKYTNRGLQFLDLIQEGNIGLMKAVDKFEYRRGYKFSTYATWWIRQAITRSIADQARTIRIPVHMIETINKLNRISRQMLQEMGREPTPEELGERMEMPEDKIRKVLKIAKEPISMETPIGDDEDSHLGDFIEDSTMQSPIDVATVESLKEATREVLSGLTAREAKVLRMRFGIDMNTDHTLEEVGKQFDVTRERIRQIEAKALRKLRHPTRSEHLRSFLDE from the coding sequence ATGTCCGGAAAAGCGCAACAGCAATCTCGTATCAAAGAGTTGATCACCCTGGGTCGTGAGCAGAAGTATCTGACTTACGCAGAGGTCAACGACCACTTGCCCGAGGATATTTCAGATCCCGAGCAGGTGGAAGACATCATCCGCATGATCAACGACATGGGGATCCCGGTACACGAGAGTGCTCCGGATGCGGACGCCTTGATGCTGGCCGACGCCGATACCGACGAGGCAGCCGCAGAAGAAGCGGCTGCAGCGTTGGCAGCGGTCGAGACCGACATCGGGCGTACCACCGATCCTGTTCGTATGTACATGCGGGAAATGGGTACCGTTGAACTTTTGACCCGTGAAGGCGAAATCGAAATCGCCAAACGTATCGAAGAAGGCATCCGTGAAGTGATGGGCGCAATTGCGCACTTCCCAGGCACGGTTGACCACATTCTCTCCGAATACACACGCGTCACCAGTGAAGGCGGTCGCCTTTCCGATGTCCTGAGCGGCTATATCGACCCGGACGACGGCATTGCGCCGCCTGCCGAAGTCCCGCCGCCTGTCGACCCCAAAGCCGCGAAGGCAGAAGGGGCCGATGACGACGAGGAAGAGTCGGCAGACGCCAGCGACGAAGAAGACGAAGTCGAGAGCGGTCCTGATCCGGTCATCGCCCAGCAGCGCTTCGGTGCGGTTTCCGATCAAATGGAAATCACCCGCAAGGCCCTGAAGAAATTTGGTCGCGACGACAAGCACGCCATTGCCGAAATGGTTGCGCTGGCCGAACTGTTCATGCCGATCAAACTGGTTCCAAAACAGTTTGAAGGTCTGGTAGAGCGTGTACGCGGTGCTCTTGAGCGTCTTCGTGCCCAGGAACGCGCCATCATGCAGCTGTGTGTACGTGATGCACGTATGCCGCGCGCCGACTTCCTGCGCCAGTTCCCGGGCAACGAAGTTGACGAAAGCTGGACTGACGCACTGGCCAAGGGCAAGAGCAAATACGCCGAAGCCATCGGTCGCCTGCAGCCTGACATCCAGCGTTGCCAGCAGAAGCTGTCCGCACTGGAAGAAGAGACCGGCCTGAAAATCGCCGAGATCAAGGACATCAACCGTCGCATGTCGATCGGTGAGGCCAAGGCCCGCCGCGCGAAGAAAGAGATGGTTGAAGCGAACTTGCGTCTGGTGATCTCCATCGCCAAGAAGTACACCAACCGTGGACTGCAATTCCTCGATCTGATCCAGGAAGGCAACATCGGCTTGATGAAGGCTGTGGACAAGTTCGAATACCGTCGTGGCTACAAGTTCTCGACCTATGCCACCTGGTGGATCCGTCAGGCGATCACTCGCTCGATTGCCGACCAGGCACGCACCATTCGTATTCCGGTGCACATGATCGAGACGATCAACAAGCTCAACCGCATTTCCCGGCAGATGTTGCAGGAAATGGGTCGCGAACCGACCCCGGAAGAGCTGGGCGAACGCATGGAAATGCCTGAGGATAAAATCCGCAAGGTATTGAAGATCGCAAAAGAGCCGATCTCCATGGAAACCCCGATCGGTGACGACGAAGATTCGCACCTGGGTGACTTCATCGAAGACTCGACCATGCAGTCGCCAATCGATGTCGCCACTGTTGAAAGCCTGAAGGAAGCGACACGCGAAGTGCTGTCGGGCCTTACCGCCCGTGAAGCCAAGGTTCTGCGCATGCGTTTCGGCATCGACATGAATACCGATCACACGCTTGAAGAGGTTGGTAAGCAGTTTGACGTAACCCGCGAGCGGATTCGTCAGATCGAAGCCAAGGCACTGCGCAAGCTGCGTCACCCGACAAGAAGCGAGCACCTGCGCTCGTTCCTCGACGAGTAA